In Hyla sarda isolate aHylSar1 chromosome 9, aHylSar1.hap1, whole genome shotgun sequence, the following proteins share a genomic window:
- the LOC130290607 gene encoding zinc finger BED domain-containing protein 4-like translates to MVEEWLGEHGDTHPKMGFVVTNGAAKMIKALRNGNFVCVRCSAHVLHLVVKAGLEDTSESNTKLTGVLDSCRKIAGHFHRSVKDSHLLRREQSKAGVPQHRLKQDVSTRWNSTLEMLERILEQQKPIHAKSHENYIGITRAFGREEWTLVAQVVAVLSPFRAVTEKLSQEKASLAQVIPLFTHLLTKMDAFLNNREKLTGGYIVGDVATLVRRLQVLLQRRIKELTDTCPDLMLATMCDPRIKGKMALQANALTSWRDKLIIKVCDRQRLLDVGQERHDEEEEAEEDEPAEISATISNTATTSSRAADFWAETLQSLVGQTRQPSRIPRDKVADMVKIYVSEPNIFPTADAMKYWDEKRAIWPALSMVAQELLSCPPTSVQSEQVFSVTGNILCPQRSQLSPQLMEQMTFFKVNLPKLGYPALNFETS, encoded by the coding sequence atggtggaaGAATGGCTTGGGGAACACGGAGATACACATCCGAAGATGGGTTTCGTGGTGACTAACGGTGCAGCCAAAATGATAAAGGCATTGCGTAATGGCAACTTTGTATGTGTGCGATGCTCTGCACATGTCCTCCATCTTGTGGTGAAGGCCGGTTTGGAAGACACCTCAGAGAGCAACACAAAGCTCACAGGAGTTCTGGATTCATGTAGAAAAATTGCAGGGCATTTTCACCGGAGTGTTAAAGACAGCCACTTACTCAGACGGGAGCAGAGTAAGGCAGGTGTTcctcaacacagactgaaacaggaTGTTAGCACCCGGTGGAATTCCACACTAGAAATGCTGGAAAGAATCCTAGAGCAGCAGAAACCCATACATgcaaagtcccatgaaaattatATTGGCATCACCAGAGCATTTGGCAGGGAGGAGTGGACCTTAGTTGCTCAGGTGGTTGCTGTACTTAGCCCCTTTCGTGCGGTCACGGAAAAGTTAAGCCAGGAGAAGGCAAGTTTGGCGCAAGTCATCCCTCTCTTTACTCATCTGTTAACCAAAATGGATGCCTTCCTGAATAACAGAGAGAAGTTGACTGGAGGCTATATAGTTGGTGATGTTGCCACACTGGTAAGGAGACTCCAGGTCCTACTACAGCGTAGGATTAAAGAGCTGacagacacttgccctgatctaaTGCTAGCCACCATGTGTGACCCCCGGATTAAGGGCAAAATGGCTCTCCAAGCAAATGCCCTAACAAGCTGGAGGGACAAATTAATCATCAAGGTGTGTGACAGACAGAGACTATTAGATGTGGGACAAGAGAGGCAtgatgaggaggaagaagcagaggAAGATGAGCCTGCAGAAATCTCAGCAACCATCAGCAACACTGCTACAACCTCCTCAAGAGCTGCAGACTTTTGGGCAGAGACATTGCAAAGCCTGGTTGGACAAACCAGACAACCCTCTCGGATACCAAGAGACAAGGTGGCAGACATGGTCAAAATTTATGTGTCTGAACCAAATATATTTCCCACTGCCGATGCCATGAAATATTGGGACGAAAAGAGGGCTATTTGGCCTGCTCTAAGCATGGTGGCCCAGGAGCTCCTATCCTGCCCCCCAACCTCTGTGCAAAGTGAGCAGGTATTTTCTGTCACCGGGAACATTCTATGCCCACAGCGTTCTCAACTGTCCCCTCAGCTCATGGAGCAGATGACTTTTTTTAAAGTCAATTTGCCAAAGTTAGGGTACCCAGCCCTAAACTTTGAAACAAGTTAA